A genomic window from Sphingobacterium sp. BN32 includes:
- a CDS encoding phosphate ABC transporter ATP-binding protein, which translates to MLTYPSVEAEKAQDLSRIVLPKIQIKDLNVTVEGKQILKNISLDIPNNSITSIIGPSGCGKTTLLKTLNRLLDDQKDVEVTGSVLVNNEDIYAPGAEVTHIRKKMGLLSQKPFPLPMSIFDNIAYGPKIHGIRDKKTLKAIVEQQLVNVGLWDEVKDRLDASATRLSIGQQQRLCLARGLAVEPEIILGDESTSALDPISTQTIENLLIQLKEDYTIVLVTHILRQARRVSDYILFLYNGEIIEFGKTEDVLLNPQNEITKQYVKGYIS; encoded by the coding sequence ATGCTCACATATCCTAGCGTCGAAGCAGAAAAAGCACAAGATCTAAGCCGTATCGTCCTTCCAAAGATTCAGATCAAGGATTTGAACGTTACGGTAGAGGGAAAACAGATTCTGAAGAATATCAGTCTTGATATCCCAAATAATTCGATTACCTCGATTATAGGTCCGTCTGGCTGCGGAAAAACGACGCTATTGAAAACTTTGAACCGACTGCTAGACGATCAGAAAGACGTGGAAGTAACAGGCTCTGTTTTGGTTAATAATGAGGATATCTATGCGCCTGGTGCAGAAGTGACTCACATCCGTAAAAAAATGGGATTGCTTTCCCAAAAGCCATTTCCATTACCGATGTCCATATTTGATAACATAGCTTACGGACCAAAAATCCACGGTATTCGAGATAAAAAGACTTTAAAAGCGATTGTTGAACAGCAATTGGTTAACGTAGGTTTATGGGATGAGGTAAAAGATCGTTTGGATGCTTCTGCGACACGTTTATCTATCGGACAGCAACAACGGCTATGCTTGGCACGCGGACTTGCTGTGGAGCCTGAAATCATCTTAGGCGACGAGTCTACCTCCGCCTTAGATCCCATTTCAACACAAACAATTGAAAATTTACTGATTCAACTTAAAGAAGATTATACCATTGTCTTAGTAACCCATATCCTACGCCAGGCCCGTAGAGTGTCTGACTATATCCTTTTCTTATATAACGGTGAAATCATCGAGTTCGGAAAAACAGAGGATGTTTTACTCAATCCACAAAACGAAATAACCAAACAATACGTGAAGGGTTATATTTCTTAA
- a CDS encoding dicarboxylate/amino acid:cation symporter → MSKKTTGYILLITIAIASIITLLYEFNIVAVPATVMVVVRWVTAAVLVMNALVRRNLTTWILTCMILGIFIGLDLPNAARALQPLSQGFIKLVKTIVGPILFSTLVFGIAGHSDLKQVGRMAWKSMLYFFLATTCAIFIGLAAINLTQAGVGIDIEHMPHEELPTTSAVSEADKVALEHIDESAHWLFKFTTFFRDTFPENIVKSIYENKVLQIVVFAVIFGIGLAMVEEKKRKPLVDFTESLSEAMFKFTNLVMLFAPIGVGAAMAYTVGHLGVDILKNLFMLLATLYLALIMFLLVVLLPVALYLKVPVKQFVNAIKEPVSIAFATTSSDAALPKAMSAMEKFGVPRRIVSFVIPTGYSFNLDGTSLYLSLASIFVAQAAGIDLSFGQQLAIAFTLMITSKGVAAVPRASLIVLIATADQFGLPVFVIAAILGIDELMDMARTSVNVIGNCLATVVVAKWEGEFDEAAPFRVDSDEDGIKEIAEVIEEGPENETRS, encoded by the coding sequence ATGTCTAAAAAAACAACGGGATATATTCTATTAATAACCATTGCGATAGCCTCTATTATCACCTTACTATACGAATTTAACATTGTTGCTGTTCCGGCTACGGTTATGGTTGTGGTACGTTGGGTTACTGCTGCCGTATTGGTTATGAATGCCTTGGTTCGTCGAAATCTTACCACATGGATTTTGACTTGTATGATCCTTGGTATCTTTATCGGTCTTGATTTACCGAATGCTGCACGTGCATTACAACCTTTAAGTCAAGGCTTTATCAAGCTCGTGAAAACTATTGTTGGGCCAATTCTCTTCTCGACTTTGGTATTTGGTATTGCTGGACACTCCGATTTGAAGCAGGTAGGGCGTATGGCTTGGAAATCCATGCTATACTTTTTCTTAGCGACAACTTGTGCGATCTTCATCGGTTTGGCGGCAATCAACCTAACACAGGCGGGTGTCGGTATTGATATTGAACACATGCCACATGAAGAGCTTCCAACAACTTCGGCCGTTTCGGAAGCCGATAAGGTGGCTTTAGAGCATATCGACGAAAGTGCACATTGGTTATTTAAGTTCACGACATTCTTTAGAGACACATTCCCTGAGAATATCGTGAAGTCTATTTATGAGAATAAAGTATTACAGATTGTAGTTTTTGCGGTAATCTTTGGTATCGGCTTAGCGATGGTCGAAGAGAAAAAGCGAAAGCCGCTCGTCGATTTCACGGAGAGTTTATCGGAAGCCATGTTCAAATTCACCAATTTGGTGATGCTTTTCGCGCCAATTGGTGTGGGTGCAGCGATGGCTTATACGGTTGGACACCTAGGGGTCGATATCCTTAAAAACCTATTCATGCTTTTGGCAACCCTTTACCTAGCCTTAATCATGTTCTTACTGGTGGTTTTGCTACCGGTGGCATTGTATTTAAAAGTACCTGTAAAACAATTTGTTAATGCGATAAAAGAACCTGTTTCTATTGCCTTTGCGACGACTAGCTCGGATGCTGCGCTTCCGAAAGCGATGAGCGCAATGGAGAAATTTGGGGTTCCGCGTCGAATTGTTTCTTTCGTTATCCCGACGGGATATAGCTTTAACCTCGATGGAACTTCGCTTTACTTGTCCTTAGCATCGATTTTCGTTGCGCAAGCAGCCGGTATTGATTTGTCTTTTGGACAGCAATTGGCGATTGCCTTTACCTTAATGATTACTTCTAAAGGTGTTGCCGCTGTTCCTAGAGCATCTTTAATCGTACTGATTGCTACGGCGGATCAGTTTGGATTGCCGGTATTCGTGATCGCAGCGATCTTAGGTATTGATGAGTTGATGGATATGGCTAGAACATCGGTGAACGTTATTGGTAACTGTTTAGCGACGGTTGTGGTAGCGAAATGGGAAGGTGAATTTGACGAAGCAGCGCCTTTCCGTGTGGATTCTGACGAAGACGGAATCAAGGAAATCGCAGAGGTTATCGAAGAAGGACCTGAAAACGAAACAAGATCTTAA